DNA from Streptosporangiales bacterium:
CTGTCACGAGAACCCCCTTCGGCCGTCCGCGCACCGTCGCGGTGCCGGACGGCGACCAGGGTAGACCCGAATCCCACAAGATTCCTTGTGGGGTTCGAACCCCTTCCGGTCGACCCCGGCCGGGTCCACGGTGAAAGCACCACACACACCGGAGGACCCGCATGACGACGAGGGAGCCGACGTCACCACAGGACGACGCCGACGAGACCGACGAGACCGAGGCCGGGGCACCGGAGGAGCCGCCGCCGGACGCCAGGTGCGCGCCGCACGGCAACCGGCATCCGTGCCCGCGCTGCCTCGCCGACGAGTACGGCGTGCAGGTCTGGAACTCCATCTGAGCGTCCCGACCACGCGGGACCACACAGACGCTCGGCAGGGACATCAGTCAACGGGGCTGTGACCCAGGCTGTCGAGCAGGGTGTGGCGGTCGGCCCAGTACGGAAGGCCCCGACCGGCCGTCACACCCGCCACCCCTCAGCGCCGCCACGCGCCAGCTCCTGCGCTCAGCCGCTGCGACAGGTCGACCAGCCGCCGTCGGCCGCCATGACCTGGCCGGTGACGCGGTCGGCGTCGGGTCCGGCGAGCCACGCCACCAGCGCCGCCGCGTCGGTCGGCTCGGTCCAGCGGCCACCGGGCATGCGGGCCGCGACCCACGCGCGGGTCTCCGCGTCGGCCCAGCCGGTGTCGCACGGCCCGGGATCGACGCAGTTCACCGTGATCCCCTTCGACCCGAGCGCGCCGGCGAGCGTCGCGGTCATCTGGTGCACGGTGCCCTTGGTCACGGCGTACGGGATCTCGTCCGGCATCGCGCCGTGGTACTGCCCGGACGTGAACGTCACCAGGCGACCGCGGCGGCTCGCGTCGTGGCGCGCCGCGTACGCCTGCGCGAGCAGCACGATGCTGCGCGCGTTGACCGCGAAGCACAGGTCGAGCTCGGCGGCGGTGGTGTCGGCGAGCGCGTACGTGCTGCTGCGCGCGTGCACGGCGCAGAGCGCGTCGAGCCGCCCGTACGCCTCGTACGTCGCGTCGACGGCCCGGCGCGGCTCCTCGGGGTCGGCGAGGTCGCCCTGCCGCACCGTGACGTCGGCGCCCGCCTCCCGGCAGGCCGCCGCGACGGCGCCGGGCCCCTCCGGCTCCGCACCCCACGGCATCTCGTCGTCGAACGGCGCCCACGAGTGCAGCGCGAGGTCGAAGCCGTCCCGCGCGAGACGCTCGGCGACCGCCGCGGCGATCCCCCGCCGCCGACTGGCTCCGGTGACGAGCGCGACCCGGCGTTCACCCACGAGACTCCTCCTCCTGCGACACGACCCCGCACCCTGTGCCAAGGGTGCCAGGATGGCCGGCGTGACCACGCCCGGCTGGCCCGCCGCGGAGCAGATCCGCACGCACCGCCTGACCCTCGAACCGCTTGCCGTCGCGCACGCCGACGCGATGGTGTCCGTGCTCGCGGCGCCGGACATGTACGCGTTCAGCGGCGGCACGCCACCGACCCGCGACGACCTGGTGCGCCGCTACCAGGGGCAGACCACCGGCCGGTCACCCGACGGCACGCAGGGCTGGCTGAACTGGGTGCTGCGGCTCCGCGCGACCGGCGCGCTCGCCGGCACGGTGCAGGCGACCGTCGAGCGCCGCGACACCGAGGTCGTCGCGGCGATCGCGTGGGTGGTGGCACAGCGCGAGCAGGGGCGCGGGTACGCGGGCGAGGCCGCGACGGCGATGGCGTCGTGGTTGCGCGCTCACG
Protein-coding regions in this window:
- a CDS encoding SDR family oxidoreductase, with protein sequence MSGAASTDTIASACATASGSRVRRCVRICSAAGQPGVVTPAILAPLAQGAGSCRRRRSLVGERRVALVTGASRRRGIAAAVAERLARDGFDLALHSWAPFDDEMPWGAEPEGPGAVAAACREAGADVTVRQGDLADPEEPRRAVDATYEAYGRLDALCAVHARSSTYALADTTAAELDLCFAVNARSIVLLAQAYAARHDASRRGRLVTFTSGQYHGAMPDEIPYAVTKGTVHQMTATLAGALGSKGITVNCVDPGPCDTGWADAETRAWVAARMPGGRWTEPTDAAALVAWLAGPDADRVTGQVMAADGGWSTCRSG
- a CDS encoding GNAT family N-acetyltransferase; the protein is MAGVTTPGWPAAEQIRTHRLTLEPLAVAHADAMVSVLAAPDMYAFSGGTPPTRDDLVRRYQGQTTGRSPDGTQGWLNWVLRLRATGALAGTVQATVERRDTEVVAAIAWVVAQREQGRGYAGEAATAMASWLRAHGVTTLTASIHPDHLASHAVARRVGLTPTGEVDDDGEELWRGR